One stretch of Juglans microcarpa x Juglans regia isolate MS1-56 chromosome 3D, Jm3101_v1.0, whole genome shotgun sequence DNA includes these proteins:
- the LOC121253837 gene encoding probable ribose-5-phosphate isomerase 2, whose protein sequence is MAIPYPHFIGSEKSAMETGIPVPSSPSSATLSPVILTQDELKKIAAYKAVEYVESGMVLGLGTGSTAKHAVDRIAELLRQGKLHSIVGIPTSKKTHDQAVSLGIPLSDLDAHPVVDLAIDGADEVDPFLNLVKGRGGSLLREKMVESSCRKFVVIVDESKLVKHLGASGLAMPVEIVPFCWKFTAQRLQTLFEDSGCVAQLRTSVENGEPFVTDNRNYIVDLYFKKDIGDLKAASDEILRLAGVVEHGMFLDMATTVIVAGELGVTVKNKLK, encoded by the coding sequence ATGGCCATCCCTTATCCCCATTTTATTGGTTCAGAGAAGTCTGCCATGGAGACGGGGATTCCCGTCCCTTCTTCTCCATCATCTGCTACACTCTCTCCGGTCATTCTGACCCAGGACGAGCTCAAGAAGATTGCCGCATACAAGGCCGTGGAGTACGTGGAGTCCGGCATGGTCCTCGGACTCGGCACCGGCTCCACTGCCAAGCACGCAGTAGACCGCATTGCTGAGCTATTGCGCCAAGGCAAGCTCCACAGTATCGTCGGCATCCCCACGTCGAAGAAAACCCACGACCAAGCCGTTTCCCTCGGCATCCCTCTATCTGATCTCGACGCGCATCCTGTCGTCGACCTCGCCATCGACGGCGCCGACGAGGTCGACCCCTTCCTTAACCTCGTCAAGGGCCGAGGTGGGTCCCTCCTCCGCGAGAAAATGGTGGAGAGCTCTTGCCGGAAGTTCGTCGTCATTGTGGATGAGTCCAAGCTCGTTAAGCATCTGGGTGCTAGTGGGCTCGCCATGCCGGTCGAGATAGTACCCTTTTGTTGGAAGTTCACCGCGCAGAGGCTGCAGACCCTGTTTGAGGACTCGGGTTGCGTTGCCCAGCTCAGGACTTCCGTCGAAAACGGAGAACCCTTTGTGACAGATAATAGGAATTACATTGTGGATTTGTATTTTAAGAAGGATATTGGGGATTTGAAGGCCGCGAGCGATGAGATTTTGAGGCTAGCTGGTGTTGTGGAGCACGGGATGTTCCTTGACATGGCCACAACGGTGATTGTGGCCGGGGAGCTCGGCGTCACGGTCAAGAATAAGCTCAAGTGA